The following coding sequences lie in one Agarivorans sp. Alg241-V36 genomic window:
- a CDS encoding DapH/DapD/GlmU-related protein → MAIVDPGANLNSQPSIANSSKVTSSELGSWTEIGERCLLDNVQFGDYSYAQNDVDIALCTVGRFVSIASSVRINPSNHPWWRPSLHHFSYRPQKYGMAAKVDEQVFDWRADNKVSIGHDVWIGHGAIIMPGVNIGNGAIVGSGSIVTKDVPAWHIVVGNPAKVLRPRFDKADTGERLEKLAWWNWSHDKLAEALPLFQEDCISFLEHYEKQTISEGA, encoded by the coding sequence ATGGCTATTGTAGATCCCGGTGCAAACTTAAACTCCCAGCCCAGTATTGCGAATAGCAGTAAAGTGACTAGCTCCGAGCTAGGCAGCTGGACCGAAATTGGCGAACGTTGCTTGTTAGATAACGTGCAATTTGGTGACTACAGCTACGCGCAAAATGATGTCGATATCGCCCTATGCACGGTGGGTAGATTTGTCTCAATTGCTTCTAGCGTACGAATTAACCCCAGCAACCATCCGTGGTGGCGCCCTAGCTTGCATCACTTTAGCTATCGCCCACAAAAGTACGGCATGGCCGCCAAGGTAGATGAGCAAGTATTTGATTGGCGAGCAGACAACAAAGTCAGCATCGGCCACGATGTTTGGATAGGCCACGGCGCGATCATTATGCCAGGGGTAAATATTGGCAATGGGGCAATTGTTGGCTCTGGCAGCATCGTTACCAAAGACGTGCCTGCTTGGCACATTGTGGTAGGCAATCCTGCCAAGGTATTAAGACCACGCTTTGATAAAGCCGATACCGGAGAGCGCTTAGAAAAACTCGCTTGGTGGAATTGGTCACACGACAAACTGGCCGAAGCCCTGCCCTTGTTCCAAGAAGACTGCATAAGTTTTCTTGAGCACTATGAAAAGCAGACCATTAGCGAAGGTGCTTAG
- a CDS encoding MFS transporter, producing the protein MAANLLRVRLATHGMAIAQTLLWASLYYSFPAMLLTWHLQLSWSIADVSLAFTIALVASALCSPFIGRLIDKGFGPQVLSLSALLGGLALLAVSQVEHLWQFYGAWLMLGCASAGCLYEPCFAFLTRYRGSDAKSAITKVTLYAGFAGTVSFPLCHYLVGLVGWRATSVSLALIVIFIATPLLFSCAKLIQGAQRSLLSQAKTRLTSTPSKGVSHSLKSAIFWLIAMAFSLSALNHTVLVNFLLPSMHAINFTPNDAVLVMAMIGPMQVVGRIAMMSVDKRLSNTVITMLCFGSLLVAASLLWRLSTSQQVIWLFVVLQGSAYGVTSILRPVLTKQLLGKESFGAISGLLAVPYLLASASAPFLGAYAWQVNQQQGIFSLVSLSAGLGFVAMAACCLQQAAKTTNYQKLTAKPK; encoded by the coding sequence GTGGCCGCAAATTTATTGCGAGTTCGCTTAGCTACACATGGAATGGCGATTGCCCAAACTCTGCTGTGGGCAAGCCTTTACTATAGCTTTCCGGCGATGCTGCTCACTTGGCATCTGCAACTTAGCTGGTCTATTGCTGATGTGTCTTTAGCCTTTACCATCGCGCTGGTAGCCTCGGCGCTTTGCTCTCCGTTTATCGGCCGTTTAATCGACAAGGGCTTTGGCCCGCAGGTGCTAAGCCTTAGTGCATTGTTAGGCGGTTTAGCCCTGTTGGCTGTAAGCCAGGTTGAACACTTATGGCAATTCTATGGTGCGTGGTTAATGCTGGGTTGTGCCAGTGCCGGTTGCTTATACGAGCCTTGTTTTGCCTTTCTTACTCGCTATCGTGGCAGCGATGCTAAATCGGCAATTACTAAGGTCACCTTATATGCTGGATTTGCCGGCACAGTAAGCTTTCCCCTTTGTCATTATTTAGTTGGCTTAGTGGGCTGGCGCGCCACCTCCGTAAGTTTGGCCTTAATCGTTATATTTATTGCAACACCACTTTTGTTTAGCTGCGCCAAGCTGATACAAGGTGCACAAAGATCTTTGTTGTCTCAAGCTAAAACTCGCCTTACTTCTACGCCTTCAAAAGGGGTGAGCCATTCGCTTAAAAGCGCGATCTTTTGGCTTATCGCCATGGCTTTTTCACTTAGCGCACTTAACCACACAGTACTGGTTAACTTTTTACTGCCCAGCATGCACGCTATCAACTTTACGCCTAACGATGCGGTGTTAGTAATGGCAATGATAGGCCCTATGCAAGTGGTTGGGCGCATTGCCATGATGAGCGTAGATAAGCGGCTTTCAAACACCGTGATAACCATGCTGTGTTTTGGCAGTTTACTGGTGGCAGCAAGTTTGTTGTGGCGGCTTAGCACTAGCCAACAAGTCATTTGGCTATTTGTTGTATTGCAAGGCAGTGCCTATGGGGTAACCAGTATTTTGCGGCCAGTATTAACTAAGCAGCTATTAGGTAAAGAGAGTTTTGGAGCGATATCGGGGTTGTTAGCAGTGCCCTATTTACTCGCCAGCGCGAGTGCGCCGTTTTTAGGAGCTTATGCTTGGCAAGTCAATCAGCAGCAGGGGATCTTTAGTCTAGTGAGCCTAAGTGCAGGCTTGGGTTTTGTAGCAATGGCAGCCTGTTGTTTGCAACAAGCTGCCAAAACCACTAACTATCAGAAGTTAACGGCTAAGCCTAAGTAA
- a CDS encoding VCBS domain-containing protein, with translation MTKDDHNKPQDKAVKSSSKKQSNSDKSIKKAKRIDKDVQRLQAKELRDVKVEGLKNQDLVADKSHQQLLGEQQALPDETLLTSTKDLTEIDSKQIKEFADAESESESLKPDAASKAIAGAALVEDPLVDDTKASVARVGKGGGGNGASSHWLTTHSLLNHVGATGITSNHSGHVEGSHYKPSVTVQQLTHVNHSQTDQQPAPVMHAEGAQQQSGAVKEDKVSEVSGELHVSGVGANQVSWTVESGSGVYGQLFVDPHTGQWRYQLDNALATTNALAEGEHHSEQFVVVVKDNLQHQIKMVVSIEVEGSNDKPQISGLHHANVTEMAALSEVDGQLFAKDPDHNEQLQWSVSHSQGQYGQLTINPDNGQWQYQLDNQQPATLALTEGQKGVEHFVVSVTDSAGEMVKQDLSIQVLGTNEQAIIGGGFSGVLIEDKDLHQGQLHADGVLTVTDVDNGQNQFQATVQQGQFGSLSINELGHWTYTADNSQTVIQGLKTGESLTDTLVVHSVDGTEQKITVTISGTDDKAVIGGTSTASLTEDKDLHQGQLHVDGTLTVTDLDYGQNQFQAGVQQGQFGSLSINELGHWTYTADNSQAVIQGLRTGESLTDTLVVHSVDGTEQKITVSINGTDDKAVIAGTATASLTEDKDLHQGQLHVDGALTVTDLDNGQNQFQANVLQGQFGTLSINNLGHWTYTADNSQQAIQGLKTGESLTDSLIVHSVDGTEQKITVSINGTDDKAVIAGTSTAQLTEDKDLHSGQLHVDGVLTVTDVDNGQNQFQANVLQGQFGTLSINSLGHWTYTADNSQPVIQGLKTGESLTDTLVVHSVDGTELKITVSINGTDDKAVIAGISTVQLTEDKDLHQGQLHADGVLNVTDVDNGQNQFQAGVQQGQFGSLSINELGHWTYTADNSQPVIQGLKTGESLTDTLVVHSVDGTEQKISVTINGTDDKAVIAGTSTASLTEDKDVHQGQLHVDGSLTVTDVDNGQNQFQANVLQGQFGTLSINNLGHWTYTADNSQQAIQGLKTGESLTDTLVVHSVDGTEQKITVSINGTDDKAVIAGTRTAQLTEDKDLHQGQLHADGVLTVTDVDNGQNQFQATVQQGQFGSLSINELGHWTYTADNSQTVIQGLKTGESLTDTLVVHSVDGTEQKITVTINGTDDKAVIGGTSTASLTEDKDLHQGQLHVDGTLTVTDVDNGQNQFQAGVLQGQFGTLSIDNLGHWTYTADNSQPVIQGLKTGESLTDTLVVHSVDGTEQKITVSINGTDDKAVIAGTSTTQLTEDKDLHQGQLHVDGTLTVTDVDSGQNQFQAGVQQGQFGSLSINELGHWTYTADNSKQAIQGLKTGESLTDTLVVHSVDGTEQKVTVRINGTDDKAIITGITTGDVDEGHGSYGDMSPDYAQPGMAKLGQAALTADGKLDIVDPDSGEAQFDPKGGAWNNSYHGQYGHLLLNTDGTWHYDVTVGSVDWVGNRKTTIGTTIDQLGEGQTLTDTITVYSKDGTAQNIVITIHGDNDRPYISSEVTLTTGTEDTALTFTKADLLSNTVDVDTNDAGKLSIANLLVDHGSVIDNKDGTYTFTPTKDYNGQVHFTYDVQDAHGGVTHTGASTSLSAVGDTAVIGGQDTFTVQEDHNLTLNSGNTIIYNGQLTITDADAGEEHFDGNLHQNQQTGTWDTGYTTQEGGKLILQSDGSYRYEIDNSLAKIQSLASSETLIDTVTVRSADGTTHEIQVTIQGDNDAPVVSSAVTLTAGTEDTDVVLHAADLLANATDIDHDDAGKLSVANLIADHGKITDNHDGTFTFHPTQDYNGKVSFTYDVQDSHGGSVATSASITLAPTRDSAVITGTDTGTIIEDHNVGHSSNHPVAASGLLNVSDPDAGQDHFQVNRFGEQAINDPFGGFLRITPNGAWGYEVANSHLQSLAEGEVEKVVYRVYSADHTAHDITITVTGTNDQPTITATTLAHGTEDTHYQMQASQFGFTDIDTGDTLHSIAITDLPPATQGKFVLDGHDITAGQSIATADIAKLQFVPAQDFNGDVQFKYTVNDGHQDSKEATNTITVDSVNHAPTVAAVTDTVSEDQTNHHQLDLLQGATDTDGDTLSITNLHYQVDGGATSTALPAGVFVASDGHTLVVDATHQAFQHLGVNQSETIVVTYNVTDGQGGNAQQTATLTVTGTNDAPMLGVSQASSTTGTLTETDADVTDSHTFSVVSSTGHFGSLTVNPNTGDYVYTPNTSVAGMSYNAATNSYHGVDVFEVKVSDGQAEDSKFITFDASGQVTTSTTGGIVTSTTVPPQPVVTTTQPTLPVGANVAPTNTVTLDLASMSDSGSSQTDNLTKDTTPTITGHTDIPYSQVTVYDGSTPVGHAVSDASGQYSVAVSRLTEGDHNLSAKALAPSSVVPAVSPVLDVKIDTQAQTSIHLDPITADNIINAQESHTSVNITGQVGGDVHQGDVVTLSINQQSYTGTVDSHGQFSIVVAGSELASDSSVSASVSTVDNAGNKANATQTLHYDTDLQVGRPSITFESPGSDNLYNKAEIAHGHAGTITATVHAATDAKVGEHLSINGVDHVLDANSLAHGIQLEVAPSSIVKAIMTDEHGNVNSALNMAASAKPEPIVVTAPPGSHHIGASLGVPTIVPGQTPVPVAEQGWKILVNGHYQTSYTSHWGTLTIDPKTGQLSYQEHANTHTGPHGSAQDVGVHEDRFEVALQGSHHDDVVMHVQVSILNHGPGHSGKLTLGSEVLDMTVTPVVGHHTPPPAAPDASDAPLDVDVIDVDLVIAPSDELASYGSVSESEHHQELKSETETSDLTSTLQPTSPVDHYFQMLGMSRDDAPSESLAGSQTDLLPEFNVDNPLADEDDLAGHSPDPFDNPLAEGEDQHHQLDDAQDHDHNHNQLVDDNTAMDSHDDELLHSALNNMHNQW, from the coding sequence ATGACTAAAGATGATCATAACAAGCCTCAAGATAAGGCAGTAAAAAGTTCTTCAAAGAAGCAAAGTAATTCAGACAAAAGCATCAAAAAAGCTAAACGCATAGATAAAGATGTGCAGCGTTTGCAGGCTAAAGAGCTGCGAGATGTGAAAGTTGAGGGGCTTAAAAATCAGGATTTGGTTGCTGATAAATCTCATCAACAACTTCTTGGTGAGCAGCAAGCTTTACCAGATGAAACCTTATTAACATCTACTAAAGACCTTACTGAAATAGACTCTAAACAAATTAAAGAGTTTGCTGATGCTGAGTCTGAGTCTGAGTCACTCAAACCTGACGCTGCTTCAAAAGCCATTGCCGGTGCTGCCTTGGTTGAAGACCCCTTAGTTGATGATACTAAAGCAAGTGTTGCGAGAGTGGGTAAAGGGGGTGGAGGAAATGGTGCCAGCTCTCATTGGCTTACAACACACTCACTTCTTAATCACGTTGGGGCTACGGGAATAACTAGCAACCATTCGGGACATGTTGAGGGTAGCCATTATAAGCCCAGTGTGACAGTGCAACAGCTTACTCACGTTAATCATTCTCAAACTGACCAGCAGCCAGCACCGGTTATGCATGCTGAAGGGGCGCAGCAACAAAGCGGAGCAGTGAAAGAAGATAAGGTGAGTGAGGTTAGTGGTGAGTTGCATGTTTCTGGCGTGGGCGCTAACCAAGTAAGTTGGACAGTTGAGTCTGGAAGTGGAGTATATGGCCAGCTGTTTGTGGACCCGCATACTGGACAGTGGCGTTATCAGTTAGATAATGCACTAGCCACGACCAATGCTTTGGCTGAAGGAGAGCACCATAGTGAGCAATTTGTTGTTGTAGTTAAAGACAATCTGCAGCATCAAATTAAAATGGTAGTTTCAATAGAGGTGGAGGGCAGTAATGATAAACCCCAAATTTCGGGTTTGCACCACGCCAATGTTACTGAGATGGCTGCACTTTCAGAAGTTGATGGTCAGTTATTCGCTAAAGATCCAGACCATAATGAACAACTACAATGGTCAGTTAGCCACTCTCAAGGTCAATATGGCCAATTAACCATTAATCCTGATAATGGCCAGTGGCAATATCAGCTTGATAACCAGCAGCCAGCAACCCTTGCTTTAACCGAAGGGCAGAAGGGAGTTGAGCACTTTGTTGTTAGTGTAACCGACAGTGCTGGTGAAATGGTTAAGCAAGACCTTAGTATTCAAGTTCTTGGCACTAATGAACAAGCAATCATTGGCGGAGGTTTTAGCGGCGTTCTGATCGAAGATAAAGATCTTCATCAAGGGCAACTGCATGCCGATGGCGTGCTCACTGTCACTGATGTCGATAATGGCCAAAACCAGTTCCAAGCCACCGTACAACAAGGTCAATTCGGTTCGCTTTCCATTAACGAACTAGGCCATTGGACCTATACGGCAGATAATTCTCAAACAGTAATCCAAGGCCTGAAAACCGGAGAATCGCTCACCGATACGCTAGTTGTTCATTCTGTCGATGGTACCGAACAAAAAATCACTGTGACTATTAGCGGCACCGACGATAAGGCGGTGATTGGTGGAACTAGTACGGCGAGTCTCACTGAAGACAAAGACCTTCATCAAGGACAACTTCATGTCGATGGCACGCTTACTGTTACTGATCTAGATTATGGTCAAAACCAATTCCAAGCGGGCGTACAACAAGGCCAATTCGGTTCGCTTTCCATTAACGAACTAGGCCACTGGACCTATACGGCAGATAATTCTCAAGCTGTCATTCAAGGACTGAGAACAGGTGAATCGCTCACCGATACGCTAGTTGTTCATTCTGTCGATGGCACTGAACAGAAAATCACTGTGTCCATTAATGGCACTGATGATAAAGCGGTGATTGCAGGCACTGCAACAGCCTCGCTCACTGAAGATAAAGACCTTCATCAAGGGCAACTTCATGTTGATGGCGCACTTACTGTTACTGATCTAGATAATGGTCAAAACCAATTCCAAGCGAACGTTTTACAAGGTCAGTTCGGAACACTGTCGATCAATAACCTAGGCCACTGGACTTATACTGCAGACAATTCCCAACAAGCTATTCAAGGCTTGAAAACAGGCGAGTCACTTACCGATTCGCTAATCGTTCACAGCGTCGATGGCACTGAACAAAAAATCACTGTATCCATTAACGGCACTGATGATAAGGCAGTCATTGCAGGAACCAGCACAGCACAATTAACCGAAGATAAAGACCTGCATAGCGGGCAACTTCATGTTGATGGAGTTCTGACTGTTACCGATGTAGATAATGGGCAAAATCAATTCCAAGCCAATGTGTTACAAGGTCAGTTCGGCACGCTCAGTATCAATAGTCTAGGTCACTGGACTTATACGGCAGATAATTCTCAGCCAGTAATCCAAGGTCTGAAAACGGGCGAGTCGCTCACCGATACGCTAGTCGTTCATTCTGTCGATGGCACTGAGCTGAAAATCACTGTGTCCATTAATGGCACTGACGATAAGGCAGTCATTGCAGGAATCAGCACAGTACAATTAACCGAAGATAAAGACCTTCATCAAGGACAACTTCATGCAGATGGTGTGCTCAATGTCACTGATGTCGATAATGGCCAAAACCAATTCCAAGCGGGCGTACAACAAGGTCAATTCGGTTCGCTTTCCATTAACGAACTAGGCCACTGGACCTATACGGCAGATAATTCTCAGCCAGTAATTCAAGGCCTGAAAACGGGTGAGTCACTTACCGATACGCTAGTCGTTCACAGCGTCGATGGCACTGAGCAAAAAATCTCTGTCACTATCAACGGCACTGACGATAAGGCGGTCATTGCAGGGACATCAACAGCATCATTGACCGAAGATAAAGATGTTCATCAAGGGCAACTTCATGTTGATGGCTCACTTACTGTTACTGATGTAGATAATGGTCAAAACCAGTTCCAAGCCAATGTGTTACAAGGCCAGTTCGGCACACTGTCGATCAATAACCTAGGCCACTGGACCTACACCGCTGATAATTCACAACAGGCTATACAAGGCCTGAAAACAGGTGAATCATTAACTGACACTTTGGTCGTTCATAGCGTCGATGGCACAGAGCAAAAAATCACTGTATCCATTAACGGCACTGATGATAAGGCAGTCATTGCAGGAACCCGCACAGCACAATTAACCGAAGATAAAGACCTGCATCAAGGGCAACTGCATGCCGATGGCGTGCTCACTGTCACTGATGTCGATAATGGCCAAAACCAGTTCCAAGCCACCGTACAACAAGGTCAATTCGGTTCGCTTTCCATTAACGAACTAGGCCATTGGACCTATACGGCAGATAATTCTCAAACAGTAATCCAAGGCCTGAAAACCGGAGAATCGCTCACCGATACGCTAGTTGTTCATTCTGTCGATGGTACCGAACAAAAAATCACTGTGACTATTAACGGCACCGACGATAAGGCGGTGATTGGTGGAACTAGTACGGCGAGTCTCACTGAAGACAAAGACCTTCATCAAGGACAACTTCATGTCGATGGCACGCTCACTGTCACTGATGTTGATAATGGTCAAAATCAATTCCAAGCGGGCGTATTGCAAGGGCAGTTCGGCACGCTCAGTATCGATAATCTCGGTCACTGGACTTATACGGCAGATAATTCTCAGCCAGTAATCCAAGGCCTGAAAACCGGAGAGTCGCTCACCGATACGCTAGTCGTTCATTCAGTCGATGGCACTGAACAGAAAATCACTGTGTCCATTAATGGCACTGACGATAAGGCTGTTATTGCAGGAACCAGCACAACACAATTAACCGAAGATAAAGACCTGCATCAAGGGCAACTCCATGTTGATGGTACGCTCACAGTTACTGATGTGGATTCAGGTCAAAATCAGTTCCAAGCGGGCGTACAACAAGGGCAATTCGGAAGCCTTTCTATTAACGAACTAGGCCACTGGACTTATACTGCAGACAATTCCAAACAGGCTATTCAAGGCCTGAAAACAGGCGAGTCACTTACCGATACGCTAGTAGTACACTCTGTTGATGGGACAGAGCAAAAAGTTACGGTTAGGATTAATGGCACTGACGACAAAGCCATAATCACCGGAATAACAACTGGCGATGTCGATGAAGGGCATGGCAGTTATGGTGATATGTCACCCGATTACGCACAACCTGGTATGGCTAAACTTGGACAGGCAGCATTAACAGCTGATGGCAAGTTGGATATTGTTGACCCTGATAGTGGTGAAGCCCAATTCGACCCTAAGGGCGGCGCTTGGAATAACTCCTACCACGGACAATATGGACACTTACTCTTAAATACAGATGGTACTTGGCATTACGACGTGACGGTTGGAAGCGTTGATTGGGTCGGCAATAGAAAAACAACTATTGGCACTACCATAGATCAACTCGGTGAAGGGCAAACGCTAACCGACACCATTACCGTATATTCTAAAGATGGTACTGCTCAAAATATCGTTATTACCATTCATGGAGATAACGACAGACCGTACATCAGTTCTGAAGTGACACTTACTACAGGTACCGAAGACACTGCTCTTACTTTTACAAAGGCTGATTTGCTTTCCAATACTGTCGACGTTGATACAAATGACGCTGGCAAGCTTTCCATTGCTAATCTGTTAGTAGACCACGGCTCTGTGATTGATAACAAAGACGGCACCTACACCTTCACGCCAACCAAAGACTATAACGGCCAAGTTCACTTCACCTATGATGTGCAAGACGCGCATGGTGGAGTTACGCATACGGGTGCAAGCACTTCATTGAGTGCTGTAGGTGATACAGCAGTTATTGGCGGGCAAGACACCTTTACTGTTCAAGAGGATCATAACCTTACCCTAAACTCAGGCAATACGATTATATACAACGGCCAATTGACCATTACTGACGCTGATGCTGGAGAAGAACATTTTGATGGAAATCTTCATCAAAACCAACAGACAGGCACATGGGATACCGGATATACGACACAGGAAGGTGGAAAACTCATTCTTCAATCCGATGGTTCATATCGCTATGAAATTGATAATAGCCTCGCAAAGATTCAATCTCTCGCTAGTAGCGAAACCTTAATTGATACTGTTACTGTGCGTTCTGCTGATGGTACGACTCATGAAATTCAAGTCACTATTCAAGGTGACAATGATGCTCCCGTTGTTAGCTCAGCAGTTACACTTACAGCTGGTACTGAAGATACAGATGTCGTTCTACACGCTGCTGATTTACTCGCTAACGCTACAGACATCGACCACGATGATGCGGGGAAACTCTCTGTAGCAAATCTTATCGCTGATCATGGAAAGATTACCGATAATCATGACGGAACCTTCACCTTTCATCCTACACAAGATTACAACGGCAAGGTCTCATTTACCTATGATGTGCAGGATTCACATGGTGGAAGTGTGGCTACATCAGCCTCAATCACTCTGGCTCCCACACGTGATTCTGCTGTGATTACTGGTACTGATACAGGGACGATTATTGAAGATCATAATGTTGGTCATAGTTCAAATCACCCCGTAGCGGCTTCAGGTTTATTGAATGTCAGTGATCCTGATGCAGGGCAAGACCACTTTCAGGTCAATCGGTTTGGAGAGCAAGCGATTAACGACCCCTTTGGTGGTTTTTTACGCATAACACCAAATGGCGCTTGGGGTTATGAAGTAGCCAACAGTCACTTGCAATCATTAGCTGAAGGTGAAGTAGAAAAGGTTGTGTACCGTGTTTATTCTGCAGACCACACTGCCCACGATATAACAATAACGGTGACAGGAACCAATGATCAGCCGACCATCACTGCGACGACACTTGCACATGGCACTGAAGACACGCACTACCAAATGCAAGCCAGTCAGTTTGGGTTTACGGATATTGATACCGGCGATACGCTACATTCCATAGCAATCACAGATCTACCACCAGCAACACAAGGTAAGTTTGTACTTGATGGACACGATATTACCGCAGGTCAGAGTATTGCTACTGCCGATATCGCTAAACTTCAGTTCGTTCCTGCGCAAGATTTTAATGGCGATGTTCAGTTTAAATATACTGTTAACGATGGACACCAAGACTCGAAAGAGGCCACTAACACCATAACGGTCGATTCAGTAAACCATGCCCCAACGGTAGCGGCCGTCACAGATACCGTGAGCGAAGACCAAACAAATCATCATCAATTGGATTTATTGCAAGGCGCGACAGATACCGATGGCGATACGCTGTCGATTACTAACCTGCACTACCAAGTGGATGGCGGCGCAACATCAACGGCATTGCCTGCGGGTGTTTTTGTTGCTTCTGATGGGCACACATTGGTCGTTGATGCAACGCACCAAGCCTTTCAGCATTTAGGGGTAAACCAGTCTGAAACCATAGTGGTCACCTACAATGTAACCGATGGTCAGGGTGGTAATGCACAGCAAACCGCAACGTTAACGGTAACTGGCACCAACGACGCACCGATGCTCGGTGTCAGCCAAGCATCATCGACGACGGGCACATTAACAGAGACGGATGCAGACGTTACTGACTCTCATACGTTCTCTGTCGTTAGTTCAACAGGTCATTTTGGTTCACTAACCGTTAATCCCAATACTGGTGACTATGTCTATACGCCAAACACATCTGTGGCAGGGATGAGTTACAATGCTGCAACCAACTCCTACCATGGTGTTGATGTGTTTGAAGTCAAAGTCAGTGATGGCCAAGCTGAGGATTCGAAATTCATCACCTTTGATGCATCTGGACAGGTAACCACTTCGACTACTGGCGGCATAGTTACATCAACAACTGTACCTCCTCAACCTGTGGTTACAACCACGCAACCAACCTTACCTGTTGGCGCAAACGTCGCGCCAACCAACACGGTGACTTTGGATCTTGCATCGATGAGCGACTCGGGTTCATCACAAACTGACAACTTGACCAAGGATACAACTCCAACAATCACCGGACACACCGATATTCCCTATTCGCAAGTGACGGTTTACGATGGTTCAACACCCGTTGGACACGCGGTTTCTGATGCCTCTGGGCAATATAGCGTTGCTGTAAGCCGCTTAACTGAAGGCGATCATAATCTATCCGCTAAAGCATTGGCTCCTTCATCAGTGGTGCCTGCTGTATCACCAGTACTCGATGTGAAAATTGATACCCAAGCCCAAACTAGCATTCACCTTGACCCTATTACCGCCGACAATATTATTAATGCTCAAGAAAGTCATACATCGGTAAACATCACTGGCCAAGTTGGCGGCGATGTACATCAAGGTGATGTTGTTACGTTAAGTATTAATCAACAAAGTTACACAGGAACTGTAGATAGTCATGGACAATTTAGTATTGTAGTTGCGGGTAGTGAGTTGGCCTCTGATTCGTCAGTTTCGGCCTCTGTTTCCACTGTCGACAATGCAGGCAATAAAGCCAATGCAACTCAAACCTTACACTATGATACTGATCTCCAAGTTGGTAGACCGAGTATCACTTTTGAGAGTCCCGGCAGTGATAACTTATACAACAAAGCTGAAATAGCCCATGGCCACGCTGGAACCATTACCGCAACGGTGCATGCAGCAACAGATGCCAAAGTAGGCGAACACCTTAGTATTAATGGCGTTGACCATGTACTCGACGCGAATAGCTTAGCGCACGGAATTCAACTCGAAGTTGCTCCCAGCAGTATTGTTAAAGCCATCATGACCGATGAGCATGGCAACGTAAACTCCGCTTTAAACATGGCAGCAAGTGCTAAACCTGAGCCCATCGTTGTCACAGCACCACCAGGCAGTCACCATATTGGTGCCTCACTTGGCGTACCAACAATTGTACCCGGCCAAACTCCGGTACCTGTTGCAGAGCAAGGCTGGAAAATATTAGTTAATGGCCATTATCAAACCTCTTATACCAGCCATTGGGGAACGCTGACTATTGACCCTAAAACCGGTCAACTCAGCTATCAAGAGCATGCCAATACTCATACTGGTCCTCACGGCAGCGCTCAAGATGTCGGTGTTCATGAGGATAGATTTGAAGTCGCTTTGCAGGGGTCCCATCACGATGATGTTGTAATGCATGTTCAAGTGAGTATTTTAAATCATGGACCTGGTCACAGCGGTAAGCTTACTTTAGGATCGGAAGTGTTGGATATGACGGTTACCCCAGTGGTTGGCCACCATACTCCACCTCCAGCAGCTCCAGATGCCAGTGACGCTCCTTTAGATGTTGATGTTATTGATGTTGACCTAGTCATAGCACCAAGTGATGAGTTGGCAAGTTATGGGTCTGTTAGTGAGTCTGAACACCATCAAGAGCTTAAAAGTGAAACAGAGACCTCGGATTTAACATCTACCCTTCAGCCTACGTCACCGGTAGACCACTACTTTCAAATGCTGGGAATGAGCAGAGATGATGCGCCGTCTGAGTCTTTAGCTGGCAGCCAAACAGACTTACTACCGGAGTTTAACGTAGACAACCCTCTAGCTGATGAAGATGACTTGGCTGGACATTCACCGGATCCGTTTGACAATCCATTGGCTGAAGGAGAGGACCAACATCATCAACTTGATGATGCCCAAGACCATGATCATAACCATAACCAACTGGTTGATGATAATACTGCTATGGATAGTCATGATGATGAGCTATTGCATTCGGCGCTCAACAATATGCACAATCAATGGTAA